One window of Corynebacterium sp. P3-F1 genomic DNA carries:
- the chrA gene encoding chromate efflux transporter, with the protein MTSPLCIFRIFLRLGCTSFGGPTAHLGYFRDEFVEKRKWFSDKQYADLVALCQFLPGPASSQVGMAIGLQRAGYLGMFLAWVGFTLPSVLLMVAFALGVAQLGDISEAGWLLGLKAAAVAVVAQAVYGMTKNLVTGKIHAAIAVAALVLVLLVPHPLIQVGAIVLGIVAGLAFLRVKKEADDQPQAESGSRTFGIVCLVLFFALLFVLPLVARLIGTTGADIFDTFYRAGALVFGGGHVVLPLLETVTVGPGLVDHDTFLAGYGAAQAMPGPLFTFASFLGASAQGMNWALGATIATVAIFLPAALLVLGAIPFWERLRTMPRAGVAFAGANAAVVGILGAALYTPVFTAGITGVVTLSIAVVCYAALTSLKVPPWAVVIGAALVGWIAL; encoded by the coding sequence ATGACTTCGCCATTGTGCATCTTCAGAATCTTCCTCCGCCTCGGCTGCACCTCGTTCGGCGGGCCGACGGCGCACCTGGGGTATTTCCGCGACGAATTCGTGGAGAAGCGGAAGTGGTTTTCGGACAAGCAGTACGCCGACCTGGTGGCGCTGTGCCAATTCCTGCCCGGGCCGGCGTCGAGCCAGGTGGGTATGGCGATCGGCCTGCAGCGCGCCGGGTACCTGGGCATGTTCCTGGCGTGGGTGGGCTTCACGCTGCCGTCGGTGCTGCTCATGGTGGCGTTCGCGCTGGGCGTCGCGCAGTTGGGCGATATCAGCGAGGCAGGCTGGCTGCTCGGTCTGAAGGCTGCGGCTGTCGCTGTCGTGGCGCAGGCTGTGTACGGCATGACGAAGAACCTGGTCACCGGCAAGATTCACGCCGCGATCGCCGTGGCTGCGCTGGTGCTCGTTCTGCTCGTGCCGCACCCGCTCATCCAGGTCGGGGCGATCGTGCTCGGCATTGTTGCTGGTCTGGCGTTCCTGCGCGTCAAGAAGGAGGCGGACGACCAGCCCCAGGCTGAGAGCGGGTCGCGCACCTTCGGCATCGTCTGCCTGGTGCTGTTCTTCGCGTTGCTGTTTGTGCTTCCGCTGGTGGCGAGGCTGATCGGCACGACCGGCGCGGATATTTTCGACACCTTCTACCGCGCGGGCGCCCTCGTTTTCGGCGGCGGCCACGTGGTGCTGCCGCTGCTGGAGACCGTCACGGTCGGCCCCGGGCTCGTGGACCACGACACCTTCCTCGCCGGCTACGGCGCCGCCCAGGCCATGCCGGGCCCGCTGTTCACTTTCGCGTCCTTCCTCGGTGCGAGTGCGCAGGGCATGAACTGGGCGTTGGGGGCGACGATTGCCACCGTCGCGATCTTCCTGCCCGCGGCGCTGCTCGTCCTCGGCGCGATCCCGTTCTGGGAGCGCCTCCGCACGATGCCGCGCGCGGGTGTCGCTTTCGCCGGCGCGAACGCCGCAGTGGTGGGCATTCTCGGTGCCGCGCTGTACACCCCGGTCTTCACCGCCGGCATCACAGGCGTGGTCACGCTGTCCATCGCTGTGGTCTGCTACGCCGCGCTGACCTCGTTGAAGGTCCCGCCGTGGGCCGTGGTCATCGGTGCGGCCCTCGTCGGATGGATCGCGCTGTGA
- a CDS encoding LLM class oxidoreductase: protein MNPLFEVSDTPHWQLPGFQRTFRPGELTFGLTLPIEEDAEENPLDSLDNQLRLIRKAEAGGVAAIWVRDIPLRVETFGDVGQVYDPWMYLSYIAADTSSIALGTAAIVVPFQHPLLMAKRAGTIDRLSGGRFLMGVATGDRPEEFPAFGQDKGNRDEEFRERIAAYRRATLTTHTPIRWSGGRMGGADVVPKPLAREVPLLATGSCQQTLEWRAEHAHGWLMYHKGLEIQRQNVRNWNAAVADWAARSGAEGTPAAFKPFAESLWLDLHEDPDAPAAGGSFGYRLGRNTLIELLHSQRAVGISHVMVNFRSSKRSAEEQIDELIEYVIPALRR, encoded by the coding sequence GTGAACCCGCTCTTCGAGGTTTCCGACACACCGCACTGGCAGCTCCCCGGCTTCCAGCGCACCTTCCGGCCGGGCGAGCTCACCTTCGGACTCACCTTGCCCATCGAGGAAGACGCAGAGGAGAACCCGCTCGACAGCCTGGACAACCAGCTGCGCCTCATCCGCAAGGCCGAGGCTGGGGGAGTGGCCGCCATCTGGGTGCGCGACATCCCGCTGCGCGTCGAGACGTTCGGCGATGTCGGCCAGGTCTACGACCCCTGGATGTACCTGAGCTACATAGCCGCGGACACCTCTTCGATCGCGCTCGGCACCGCCGCCATCGTCGTGCCATTCCAGCACCCGCTGCTCATGGCCAAGCGCGCCGGAACCATCGACCGGCTTTCCGGCGGCCGCTTCCTCATGGGCGTGGCCACGGGCGACCGCCCCGAGGAGTTCCCCGCGTTCGGCCAGGACAAGGGCAACCGCGACGAGGAGTTCCGCGAGAGAATCGCCGCTTATCGACGAGCCACCCTCACCACCCACACCCCCATCCGCTGGTCCGGCGGCCGAATGGGCGGCGCAGACGTGGTGCCGAAACCCCTGGCCCGTGAGGTTCCCCTGCTGGCCACCGGCTCGTGCCAGCAAACCCTCGAGTGGCGCGCCGAGCATGCCCACGGCTGGTTGATGTACCACAAGGGATTGGAGATCCAGCGCCAGAACGTGCGCAATTGGAATGCCGCGGTCGCTGACTGGGCAGCCCGATCAGGTGCCGAGGGCACCCCGGCCGCCTTCAAGCCCTTTGCCGAATCGCTCTGGCTTGACCTGCACGAGGATCCGGACGCGCCTGCCGCCGGCGGCAGCTTCGGCTACCGCCTCGGCCGCAACACCTTGATCGAGCTGTTGCACTCGCAGCGCGCGGTGGGGATCAGCCACGTCATGGTGAATTTCCGCTCCAGCAAACGGTCTGCGGAGGAGCAGATCGACGAGCTCATCGAGTACGTCATCCCAGCCCTCCGCCGTTAA
- a CDS encoding aminotransferase class V-fold PLP-dependent enzyme, translating to MTDNTATQLPRPEIDPDGLLEYSAVFSDRSLNHMSAKFIGIMQELQAILRETYHAQSVAVVPGGGTFAMESVARQFARGKDALVIRTGNFSYRWSQIFDASGVANNVTVLNAEPTSDDERASYTPPAIEDAVERIRAERPDVVFAAHVETAAGLELPAGYISQLADAAHEVGGLMVLDCVAAGTKWINMEETGVDILITAPQKGWSGSPATGYIMFSEAGRKQLDNTTSDSFAMDLAKWTAISEGYVDGSAAYHATMPTDTIAHNLELMKEAKEVGLDELTKRQVELGTKVRETLAERGFVSVAAPGYEATSIVVMHATAPEQATGAAFKQAGIQIAGGVPLQVGEPESFSTFRIGLFGLDKWADVDGAVARFAEALDKVAAS from the coding sequence ATGACTGACAACACTGCAACGCAACTGCCCCGCCCCGAGATCGACCCCGACGGGCTGCTGGAATACTCGGCTGTATTCAGCGACCGCTCCTTGAACCACATGTCCGCCAAGTTCATCGGCATCATGCAGGAGCTACAGGCCATTCTGCGCGAGACTTACCACGCCCAGTCCGTGGCCGTGGTTCCCGGCGGCGGCACCTTCGCAATGGAATCCGTCGCGCGGCAATTCGCCCGCGGCAAGGACGCGCTGGTCATCCGCACCGGCAACTTCTCTTACCGTTGGTCCCAGATTTTCGACGCGTCCGGCGTGGCCAACAACGTCACGGTGCTGAATGCGGAACCGACCTCCGACGACGAGCGCGCCTCCTATACCCCGCCGGCCATCGAGGACGCGGTCGAGCGGATCCGTGCAGAGCGCCCAGATGTCGTCTTCGCGGCGCACGTGGAAACCGCCGCAGGCCTCGAGCTGCCGGCGGGTTACATTTCCCAGCTCGCCGACGCCGCCCACGAGGTCGGTGGCCTGATGGTCCTCGACTGCGTCGCAGCCGGCACCAAGTGGATCAACATGGAAGAAACGGGCGTGGACATCCTCATCACCGCCCCGCAGAAGGGCTGGTCCGGCTCCCCCGCCACCGGCTACATCATGTTTTCCGAGGCCGGCCGGAAGCAGCTGGATAACACCACCTCCGACAGCTTCGCCATGGACTTGGCCAAGTGGACCGCCATCTCCGAGGGGTACGTCGACGGCTCCGCCGCCTACCACGCCACCATGCCCACCGACACGATCGCGCACAACCTCGAGCTGATGAAGGAAGCCAAGGAGGTCGGCTTGGACGAGCTGACCAAACGCCAGGTGGAGCTGGGAACCAAGGTGCGCGAGACGCTGGCGGAGCGGGGCTTCGTGTCCGTCGCCGCACCGGGGTACGAGGCCACCTCCATCGTGGTCATGCACGCCACCGCCCCAGAGCAGGCCACCGGCGCCGCCTTCAAGCAGGCCGGCATCCAGATCGCCGGCGGCGTCCCGCTGCAGGTCGGCGAGCCGGAGAGCTTCTCCACCTTCCGCATCGGTCTCTTCGGCCTGGACAAGTGGGCCGACGTCGACGGCGCAGTCGCGCGGTTCGCTGAGGCGCTGGATAAGGTGGCCGCCAGCTAG
- a CDS encoding glycerol dehydrogenase, which translates to MGRWIIAIIGAVVGALLTGFILSQLGVTGILYTILVLVGSAICSSLAGTLANRINR; encoded by the coding sequence ATGGGTCGTTGGATCATCGCCATCATTGGAGCCGTCGTCGGCGCACTGCTCACCGGGTTCATCCTGAGCCAGCTCGGGGTCACCGGGATTCTCTACACCATTCTGGTGCTCGTCGGTTCCGCCATTTGCTCGTCGCTCGCGGGCACGCTGGCAAACCGCATCAACCGCTAG
- a CDS encoding ThiF family adenylyltransferase, producing MINLPEQELRRTARQMNLPGFGPEQQEALHRAHVLVIGAGGLGCPVMQTLAATGVGHISLIDDDVVDLTNIHRQILFGASDVGRKKIEVAAERLRELQPDIEVTAIEGRMDASNAVELLEGVDVLIDGSDTFTTKFMAADAAEITGTPLVWGSVLRYRGDVALWWSGPGAPVDGVGMRDLYPDQPDADSVPDCATAGVLGVTTSVVGGLMATEVIKFVTGVGEAPVGTLRMYDALTTQIRSFAVRRDPGRELVAAFGDYEGAACAVPAEDNSEILDAVATGAVVALDVREEHEKALKDISAARGEHLPTSRLEENPTLGDEFIDTLAEGTDVVVYCASGKRSQGFVDKHAADAAERGISLTSLPGGVNAL from the coding sequence GTGATCAACCTTCCCGAGCAAGAACTACGCCGCACCGCCCGCCAAATGAATCTGCCCGGATTCGGGCCCGAGCAGCAGGAGGCACTCCACCGCGCGCACGTGCTGGTCATCGGCGCGGGAGGACTCGGTTGCCCTGTCATGCAGACGCTCGCAGCGACAGGAGTCGGGCACATTTCGCTTATCGACGACGACGTGGTCGACCTCACCAACATTCACCGCCAAATTCTCTTCGGGGCCTCTGACGTAGGCCGCAAGAAGATCGAGGTGGCCGCGGAGCGCCTGCGTGAACTTCAGCCTGACATCGAGGTGACGGCGATCGAGGGGCGCATGGATGCCTCGAATGCCGTGGAACTGCTTGAGGGTGTGGATGTGCTGATCGACGGCTCCGACACCTTCACCACTAAATTCATGGCCGCGGACGCCGCGGAGATCACCGGCACTCCCCTGGTGTGGGGATCGGTGCTGCGCTACCGCGGCGACGTGGCGTTGTGGTGGTCCGGCCCCGGAGCACCCGTCGACGGCGTAGGCATGCGGGACCTCTACCCAGACCAGCCCGACGCGGACTCGGTGCCCGACTGCGCCACCGCAGGCGTGCTGGGAGTTACCACCAGCGTGGTCGGCGGACTCATGGCCACCGAGGTGATCAAGTTCGTGACCGGTGTTGGTGAGGCACCGGTGGGGACACTGCGGATGTACGATGCCCTGACCACGCAGATCCGCAGCTTTGCCGTTCGCCGGGACCCAGGCCGCGAGCTGGTCGCCGCCTTCGGGGACTACGAGGGTGCAGCCTGCGCGGTGCCGGCGGAGGACAATTCCGAGATCCTCGACGCAGTGGCCACCGGTGCCGTTGTAGCGCTCGATGTACGCGAGGAGCACGAGAAAGCGCTGAAAGACATCTCGGCTGCTCGGGGCGAGCACCTCCCCACCTCACGGCTCGAGGAGAATCCTACGCTCGGCGACGAATTCATCGACACTCTTGCCGAGGGCACCGATGTGGTGGTGTACTGCGCGTCGGGGAAAAGGTCGCAGGGGTTCGTCGATAAGCATGCCGCGGATGCTGCGGAACGCGGGATCTCGCTGACAAGCTTGCCTGGCGGCGTGAACGCGCTCTAG